One window from the genome of Leptospirillum ferriphilum encodes:
- a CDS encoding patatin-like phospholipase family protein, producing the protein MAHKRPSVKKSRIGIALGSGSARGWAHIGILRSLEEQGIVPDIVCGSSVGALVGAAAATGCMDRLEAWIRELKRVDVVGYMVRSFMRSESIQSEKYLGEIFGQALAETRIEDLPKRFGSIATDLDTGQEVWLRKGPLLSAISPSIAFPGLLNPVHHDGRWLVDGGLVNPVPVSLCRALGADIVVAVNLNGDLLGRNRYGPVDSRDGKKSTSNRDLWEKLALPFRKKRGEDTPLDTESEPEPIPPGLLEVVTGAINIMQDRITRSRMAGDPSDLTLAPHLSHIGLLDYHRSDEAIREGRACVERSLPALDDLLRRGGVWSEEDSFRRFSDS; encoded by the coding sequence ATGGCGCACAAGAGACCGTCGGTCAAAAAATCCCGCATCGGCATCGCCCTGGGAAGCGGTTCCGCCCGGGGATGGGCCCATATCGGTATTCTGCGCTCTCTCGAGGAACAGGGCATCGTCCCGGACATCGTGTGCGGCAGTTCGGTGGGCGCTCTCGTGGGAGCCGCCGCGGCCACCGGATGCATGGACCGGCTGGAAGCCTGGATCCGTGAGCTCAAGCGGGTCGATGTGGTGGGATACATGGTCCGGTCGTTCATGCGCTCCGAATCGATTCAGAGCGAAAAATATCTCGGAGAGATTTTTGGGCAGGCCCTCGCGGAAACCCGGATCGAGGACCTGCCCAAACGCTTCGGATCGATCGCCACCGATCTCGACACCGGACAGGAGGTCTGGCTCCGGAAAGGACCTCTCCTGTCCGCCATCTCTCCCTCCATCGCCTTTCCCGGGCTCCTGAATCCCGTCCATCATGACGGGCGCTGGCTGGTGGATGGCGGACTGGTCAATCCGGTCCCGGTGTCTCTCTGCCGGGCGCTCGGCGCGGACATCGTGGTCGCGGTCAACCTGAACGGAGATCTTCTCGGGCGCAACCGGTACGGCCCTGTCGATTCCCGGGACGGGAAAAAATCGACTTCCAACCGGGATCTGTGGGAAAAACTGGCGCTTCCGTTCCGGAAAAAAAGAGGGGAAGACACCCCTTTGGACACGGAGAGCGAACCCGAGCCTATTCCTCCCGGGCTTCTTGAAGTTGTCACCGGGGCGATCAATATCATGCAGGATCGCATCACCCGAAGCCGGATGGCGGGGGATCCCTCCGATCTCACCCTGGCCCCGCACCTGTCTCACATCGGGCTTCTGGACTATCACCGGTCCGACGAAGCGATCCGGGAGGGACGGGCGTGCGTGGAACGAAGCCTGCCGGCTCTGGACGATCTTCTGCGGCGCGGCGGCGTCTGGTCGGAGGAAGACTCCTTCCGGCGGTTCTCGGATTCCTGA
- a CDS encoding zinc-dependent alcohol dehydrogenase family protein, translating to MKAYVIDHVADDPGHALRAVEKNPPLPGPGEVRVRMRSASLNFRDLRIFRGQYRPSLPLPLVPLSDGCGIVEAIGDHVREFIPGDRVATTFFQDAPSGGSPASSSRVTLGCERDGVLSEWVTVPASGLVPVPDHLSDSEASTLTCAGLTAWNALMEGDSVRPGEVVLIQGTGGVSIFALQFARLSGCRTIVLSRHDEKLERARKLGASETINIRACPQWEQEVLKRTDGRGVDRVIEVTGGESLPRSLEATRTGGQIQVIGVLSGVESRVSLLPVLMKEIRLRGLLVGDRPMFLRMNRAVEANRLIPVVDRIFSFEEAVEAYRMLDRGAAFGKLVVRIADP from the coding sequence ATGAAGGCGTATGTGATCGATCATGTTGCGGACGACCCGGGACACGCCCTCCGTGCGGTGGAGAAAAACCCGCCTCTCCCGGGGCCGGGGGAAGTCCGGGTCCGGATGCGTTCCGCATCCCTGAATTTCCGGGACCTTCGCATTTTCCGGGGGCAATATCGTCCTTCTCTTCCCTTGCCGCTCGTTCCCCTTTCGGACGGATGCGGGATTGTCGAAGCGATCGGGGACCATGTCCGGGAATTCATTCCCGGAGACCGGGTGGCGACCACGTTTTTCCAGGATGCACCCTCCGGGGGAAGCCCGGCCTCGTCGTCCCGGGTCACTCTGGGTTGCGAGCGGGACGGCGTGTTGTCCGAATGGGTGACGGTTCCGGCGTCCGGTCTTGTTCCTGTTCCGGATCATCTGTCCGACAGCGAGGCCTCCACGCTGACCTGCGCCGGCTTGACCGCCTGGAATGCCCTGATGGAAGGCGATTCCGTGCGTCCGGGGGAAGTGGTCCTGATCCAGGGAACAGGAGGTGTTTCGATCTTTGCCCTGCAGTTCGCCAGGCTGTCCGGCTGCCGCACGATTGTTCTCTCCCGCCACGACGAAAAGCTCGAACGGGCCAGAAAGCTTGGAGCCTCCGAAACCATCAATATCCGGGCCTGTCCACAGTGGGAACAGGAGGTTCTGAAACGGACGGATGGACGGGGTGTGGACCGGGTGATTGAAGTGACGGGAGGAGAAAGTCTCCCCCGTTCGCTGGAAGCGACCCGGACCGGAGGACAGATCCAGGTCATCGGGGTCCTTTCGGGCGTCGAATCCCGGGTTTCGCTTCTTCCCGTCCTGATGAAGGAAATCCGGTTGCGGGGACTTCTGGTGGGAGACCGCCCGATGTTTCTCCGCATGAACCGGGCGGTGGAGGCAAACCGTCTGATTCCCGTGGTCGACAGGATTTTTTCGTTCGAAGAAGCGGTGGAAGCCTACCGGATGCTCGACCGGGGCGCTGCCTTCGGAAAGCTCGTCGTCCGGATCGCCGATCCCTGA